Proteins encoded together in one Thalassotalea crassostreae window:
- a CDS encoding sulfatase-like hydrolase/transferase produces MNINKCFKSLLTMVTVVTSTAAFASDKAISTADENRPNIILMMADDLGYGDTGFTGHKVVQTPNLDQIAKDGAIMTNFHAGGPVCSPTRGTYLTGRHYFRYGIFSANIGHLPKQEITIAEVLKEKGYTTGHFGKWHLGTLSKTESSKGAKRKPAENYSPASWHGYDQSFVVESSIATYINPNSKTKGKKKGKNPFYINGVAVDMDDAQYKGGAGRIVMDQALPFMESAVANKQPFFTVIWFNAPHAPVEASPELHKFYTDKGVKDGVAHYYGSITEMDQQIGRLRSELERLGVADNTLIAFTSDNGPEGKASSAETDKVKKGKERYAGVTDGLRGRKRSLYEGGVRVPTVVMWPGKIKPSTIMPQQSSTLDYLPTMADLVNYNMPDERPIDGVSLLPLLSGQDTNFKRSKPIPFRHRNSATLIDGDYKLVMSVGKKSDNAELYNMSDDRAETTDIIAKHPERASAMIKQLKQFLKSAEKSHSGADYSDPNYKPVDSWPTK; encoded by the coding sequence ATGAATATAAATAAATGTTTTAAAAGCCTACTTACAATGGTGACGGTGGTTACTAGTACAGCAGCTTTTGCAAGTGATAAAGCCATTTCAACTGCGGATGAAAATCGCCCTAACATTATCTTAATGATGGCGGATGACTTAGGTTATGGTGATACCGGTTTTACCGGCCACAAAGTTGTTCAAACCCCTAACTTAGATCAAATAGCGAAAGATGGCGCGATCATGACTAACTTCCATGCCGGAGGGCCAGTATGTTCGCCTACTCGTGGCACTTACCTTACGGGACGCCATTATTTTCGCTATGGTATTTTTAGCGCAAATATAGGTCATTTACCTAAGCAAGAAATAACTATCGCTGAAGTGTTAAAAGAAAAAGGCTATACAACGGGGCATTTTGGTAAATGGCACCTAGGCACTTTAAGCAAAACAGAGTCTTCTAAAGGTGCTAAACGTAAACCGGCGGAAAACTATTCACCTGCATCTTGGCATGGCTATGACCAATCATTTGTCGTAGAGTCGTCAATTGCGACTTATATTAATCCAAACTCTAAAACGAAAGGCAAAAAGAAAGGCAAAAATCCATTTTATATAAATGGCGTTGCAGTTGATATGGATGATGCCCAGTATAAAGGTGGAGCAGGCCGCATTGTCATGGACCAAGCACTACCATTTATGGAATCAGCAGTTGCTAATAAACAGCCATTCTTTACTGTTATCTGGTTTAATGCGCCTCATGCCCCAGTGGAAGCTAGCCCCGAACTTCATAAGTTTTACACGGATAAAGGTGTAAAAGATGGTGTTGCGCACTATTACGGTAGTATTACTGAGATGGATCAGCAAATAGGTCGTCTTCGTAGCGAGCTAGAACGATTAGGTGTTGCTGATAATACACTGATTGCTTTTACCAGTGATAATGGTCCAGAAGGTAAAGCGTCATCGGCTGAAACTGATAAAGTGAAAAAAGGTAAGGAGAGATATGCCGGCGTCACTGATGGCTTACGTGGTCGTAAACGTTCATTGTATGAAGGCGGTGTTAGAGTGCCAACGGTTGTTATGTGGCCAGGTAAGATAAAGCCGAGCACAATAATGCCACAGCAGAGCTCTACACTTGATTACTTACCTACAATGGCTGATTTAGTAAATTACAATATGCCAGACGAGCGTCCAATTGATGGCGTCAGTTTATTACCTTTACTAAGCGGCCAAGATACTAACTTCAAACGAAGTAAACCGATTCCATTTCGTCATCGCAATTCAGCAACTTTGATTGATGGAGACTATAAACTAGTGATGTCTGTCGGTAAGAAGTCCGATAATGCTGAATTATACAATATGAGCGATGACAGAGCTGAAACGACCGATATTATTGCTAAGCATCCAGAACGAGCTTCAGCAATGATAAAGCAGCTTAAGCAGTTTCTAAAATCAGCAGAAAAGAGTCATAGTGGGGCAGATTATAGCGACCCTAATTATAAACCTGTTGACTCATGGCCAACTAAATAA
- a CDS encoding alpha-L-fucosidase translates to MKKFSLNLLTLAVISASVLANNDKQYIYTDTNVAQLGTEEAALLKKHEGKFTRPTYQTAVAEYRKDWDKIAENKIPEWIIDAKFGIYTHWGVYSVPAFETNVYHRYMYDKTNPRGIYQYHLENFGKPEDFGYSKFVDMFKAEEYNAKDMLELMIDSGAKFGGLGTVHHDGFLMWDSKISRWNAGNMGPKRDLYGEFVTEARKRNFKVAASFHHARTWDMVHKSIDESSFTAEEKSKLDIYDQQFEDFYPGRNSKTTTIDVFAQQWHDKIIEVIDKYSPDFFFFDGIKRTNQNSPENLVVDALDYYYEHAKAEGKEVVVANKLPGGANFNFPEHIGIPTYEGGRDMPADVGGYFLVDRAISYPWTYVKNKNYNLNANYHIDALMDMVARGGIYLLSLTPMASGAIDPTEEAIFREIGQWLKVNGEAIYDTRRWTIPAEGPISTWKVAKSGKNKQVMRMVWSYNKVKDGEIRFTQKDGQLYAMSLTWPKSGEVLIKSLKDNSEYYPQAINKVSMLGFGEVEFTRTNEGLKIKLPAKKPSAIFNHGMSFKIN, encoded by the coding sequence ATGAAAAAATTTTCCCTAAATCTGTTAACTCTGGCGGTAATATCTGCATCCGTTTTAGCAAATAACGATAAGCAATATATTTATACCGACACCAACGTTGCTCAGTTAGGGACAGAAGAAGCTGCTCTATTAAAAAAACATGAAGGTAAGTTCACTAGACCAACTTATCAAACAGCCGTAGCTGAGTACCGCAAAGATTGGGATAAAATAGCAGAAAATAAAATTCCTGAATGGATCATTGATGCAAAATTTGGAATTTATACCCACTGGGGCGTTTACTCTGTACCGGCTTTTGAAACAAACGTTTATCATCGTTATATGTACGACAAAACTAACCCTCGTGGTATCTATCAATATCACTTAGAAAACTTTGGTAAGCCCGAGGATTTTGGCTACAGCAAATTTGTAGATATGTTTAAAGCCGAAGAATACAACGCTAAAGACATGCTCGAACTAATGATTGACTCTGGCGCTAAATTTGGCGGTTTAGGGACAGTACATCATGATGGCTTTTTGATGTGGGATAGTAAAATCAGTCGCTGGAATGCTGGAAATATGGGCCCGAAACGTGATTTATATGGCGAGTTTGTTACCGAGGCACGCAAGCGTAATTTTAAAGTTGCCGCAAGTTTTCATCACGCAAGAACTTGGGATATGGTGCACAAATCAATTGATGAGAGTAGCTTTACAGCAGAAGAGAAAAGTAAGCTGGATATTTACGATCAACAGTTTGAAGACTTTTACCCAGGACGAAACAGCAAAACCACCACCATTGATGTCTTTGCTCAGCAATGGCATGACAAAATAATAGAAGTGATTGATAAATACTCGCCAGATTTTTTCTTTTTTGACGGCATAAAACGCACCAACCAAAACTCACCAGAAAACTTAGTTGTTGATGCATTAGATTACTATTACGAGCATGCTAAAGCAGAAGGAAAAGAAGTTGTCGTTGCCAATAAACTACCCGGTGGTGCTAACTTTAACTTTCCTGAACACATAGGTATTCCAACCTACGAAGGCGGTCGTGATATGCCGGCCGATGTTGGAGGTTATTTCTTAGTGGATCGAGCAATTAGCTATCCATGGACTTACGTTAAAAACAAGAACTACAACCTTAATGCCAATTACCATATTGATGCACTGATGGACATGGTTGCTCGTGGCGGTATCTATTTATTGTCACTAACGCCAATGGCATCTGGTGCAATTGATCCTACTGAAGAAGCAATTTTCCGTGAAATTGGTCAATGGTTAAAGGTGAACGGTGAAGCGATTTACGATACTAGACGCTGGACCATTCCTGCTGAAGGTCCTATTTCTACTTGGAAAGTAGCAAAAAGTGGTAAAAATAAACAAGTTATGCGAATGGTTTGGAGCTACAACAAGGTAAAAGACGGTGAAATACGCTTTACCCAAAAAGATGGGCAACTCTATGCCATGTCGTTAACTTGGCCTAAATCTGGTGAAGTGCTAATTAAGAGTTTAAAAGATAACTCTGAATATTACCCACAAGCTATTAATAAAGTATCAATGCTTGGCTTTGGCGAAGTTGAATTTACTCGCACAAATGAAGGCTTGAAAATCAAACTACCAGCGAAAAAACCATCGGCAATATTTAACCATGGTATGTCATTTAAAATAAACTAA
- a CDS encoding sulfatase, giving the protein MYRKFYQVSSLLLALFATSNVLANTDLKPNIVVIVTDDQHRIDFNFLKEGRDKQGKPLNLSPNVDRLANEGIIFDQMYATSTVCTPSRFSVLTGNLASRAKNSRFTNDLNKYKQANVAFNTHIEPHDNSIAKVLQQNGYFTGGVGKNHVFESKIIHKINRKSDVTKSDVIAKLVENQQAQIQAYKDNGFDFADRIYTGNVPGQYPKAVEAHNQDWITEGGLNFIDLASKKDEPFFLYFATTLEHGPHKQGSKYKGDPRMTPIGLLADKDIPNVQPSRDSITERIKQHGLEKRAADVLWLDDAVGALLTKLESTNELDNTIIFYFNDHGVEGGKGSMYQGGALTPSFVWFGDKFKGARRSTDIVANIDIAPTIYELANVKKAPKTDGVSMVPLFKGDNSKWRDYLVSEIGVTRAIIKDGWKYIAYRVPQEKLDMPLSERKKLAQSKGKSSKGLPWMHMGGTPGGRGLEHLVVKTYGEENYYSTDQLYRYLDDPKEKNNVINNPENKEIVEQLKQQLSMELKQRVGTFAEFTEE; this is encoded by the coding sequence ATGTATCGTAAATTTTACCAAGTATCTAGCTTGCTGCTAGCTTTATTCGCTACCAGTAACGTATTAGCAAACACTGATTTAAAACCTAACATCGTTGTGATCGTAACAGATGATCAGCACCGAATTGATTTTAATTTTTTAAAAGAAGGTCGCGATAAGCAAGGAAAGCCACTTAACTTATCTCCAAATGTTGATCGACTTGCGAATGAAGGTATTATTTTTGATCAAATGTACGCTACAAGTACAGTGTGTACGCCGAGCCGTTTTTCAGTACTTACCGGGAATCTTGCGAGTCGCGCCAAAAATAGCCGATTTACTAACGATCTAAATAAATATAAACAAGCGAATGTTGCGTTTAATACCCATATTGAACCACATGACAATAGCATTGCTAAAGTATTGCAACAAAATGGTTACTTCACTGGTGGGGTGGGTAAGAATCACGTATTTGAAAGTAAAATCATTCATAAAATAAACCGCAAATCAGATGTTACTAAATCGGACGTAATCGCTAAGCTTGTTGAAAATCAGCAAGCTCAAATCCAAGCATACAAGGATAATGGCTTTGACTTTGCTGACCGCATATACACTGGCAATGTTCCAGGTCAATATCCTAAAGCCGTGGAAGCGCATAACCAAGACTGGATTACCGAAGGTGGTCTTAACTTTATTGACCTTGCCAGTAAAAAAGACGAACCGTTTTTTCTTTATTTTGCAACAACACTTGAACATGGGCCTCATAAGCAAGGTAGCAAGTACAAAGGTGATCCGCGTATGACGCCAATTGGTTTACTTGCTGATAAAGATATTCCAAATGTACAACCTTCACGTGACAGTATTACTGAAAGAATCAAACAACACGGATTAGAAAAACGCGCAGCAGATGTTTTATGGTTAGATGATGCTGTTGGTGCCTTACTTACGAAATTGGAAAGCACCAATGAACTAGATAACACTATTATATTTTACTTTAATGATCATGGTGTTGAGGGCGGTAAAGGCAGCATGTACCAAGGCGGCGCATTAACACCTTCATTTGTTTGGTTTGGTGATAAATTTAAGGGTGCAAGACGCAGCACCGATATTGTTGCCAACATCGATATAGCACCAACTATTTATGAACTTGCAAATGTTAAGAAAGCGCCAAAAACTGACGGTGTAAGCATGGTGCCTCTATTTAAAGGTGATAATAGTAAGTGGCGCGATTATCTTGTGTCTGAAATTGGTGTTACCCGAGCTATTATCAAAGATGGTTGGAAATACATTGCTTACCGTGTTCCTCAAGAAAAGCTGGATATGCCATTATCAGAACGTAAAAAATTAGCCCAGTCGAAAGGTAAAAGTTCTAAAGGGCTACCATGGATGCATATGGGCGGGACACCTGGTGGTCGTGGTTTAGAACATTTAGTTGTGAAAACTTATGGTGAAGAAAATTACTACTCAACCGACCAATTATACCGCTATTTAGATGATCCAAAAGAAAAAAACAACGTAATAAACAACCCTGAAAATAAAGAGATTGTAGAACAATTGAAGCAACAGTTATCGATGGAATTAAAACAACGTGTTGGCACGTTTGCTGAGTTCACCGAAGAATAA
- a CDS encoding aldo/keto reductase, protein MRKQNKKQERMRKSVSLPKIVFGTSSLGNLFVELDSSTKNQLVQAAVENSPTTPLFDSAGKYGAGLALESLAAGLKALNVDPKDVKISNKLGWKRVPLTTAEPTFEPGAWINLQHDAVQDISYQGILDCYHQGNELLGEYESQIVSIHDPDEYLAAATDDEDLCKRKQDILDAYKALMELRDAGKVESVGVGAKDVNVIDFISDHIQLDWAMFACSVTPYTHKASTIALLKKLGNQGVGVINSAVFNAGFLLGSDNFDYKKINRQSHPQEFLWRDKFNALCEEFCVMPAEVCVQFSFLFDEIKAIALSSSSPKRVKSNISLAQAKVPKSFWLAMREQGLISIDLDNIT, encoded by the coding sequence ATGAGAAAGCAAAATAAAAAGCAGGAACGTATGAGAAAATCAGTGTCTTTACCTAAGATTGTCTTTGGTACAAGTAGTTTAGGTAATTTGTTTGTTGAGCTCGATAGCTCAACAAAAAATCAACTAGTTCAGGCGGCTGTTGAAAATAGCCCAACAACGCCACTATTCGATAGCGCTGGTAAATACGGAGCTGGACTAGCATTAGAGTCTTTAGCTGCTGGCCTTAAAGCACTAAATGTTGATCCCAAAGACGTTAAAATTAGCAACAAGCTTGGTTGGAAACGTGTGCCGTTAACGACCGCTGAACCAACATTTGAACCTGGCGCATGGATAAATTTGCAACATGACGCGGTACAAGATATTTCTTATCAAGGTATTCTAGATTGTTACCATCAGGGTAATGAGCTATTAGGTGAGTACGAATCCCAAATTGTGTCTATACATGATCCTGATGAGTATTTAGCAGCTGCAACTGACGATGAAGATTTATGCAAACGTAAACAAGACATACTTGACGCTTATAAAGCATTAATGGAACTTCGTGATGCAGGTAAAGTTGAGTCGGTAGGCGTGGGCGCAAAAGATGTTAATGTGATTGATTTCATTAGTGATCATATACAACTCGATTGGGCAATGTTTGCTTGCTCGGTAACTCCATATACTCACAAGGCGTCAACAATAGCGTTATTAAAGAAATTAGGTAATCAAGGGGTTGGCGTGATTAACTCTGCGGTATTCAATGCTGGATTTTTGTTAGGTAGTGACAATTTCGATTATAAAAAAATTAATCGACAAAGCCATCCACAAGAGTTTTTATGGCGTGACAAGTTTAATGCATTATGTGAAGAGTTCTGTGTGATGCCTGCCGAGGTTTGCGTACAGTTTTCATTCTTATTTGATGAGATTAAAGCAATTGCGCTAAGCTCAAGCTCACCTAAAAGAGTAAAAAGTAACATTTCCTTAGCACAAGCCAAAGTACCTAAGTCATTTTGGTTAGCGATGCGTGAACAAGGCTTAATTTCAATTGATTTGGATAATATTACTTAA
- a CDS encoding GntR family transcriptional regulator, whose amino-acid sequence MSAQSHLIQETVNGILATITDYSKGSEVFLKDNTLAKQLNVSRTTIRTALIELEKKGVVSINGSQKRVLRASNQDDYFDTSQGVSSKEEIIEKYFLDLINHGKLLPGDKFSELELAKSSGCNTITVREFLIKFSRFGLIDKKPRAKWQMIEFDEKFALELVEFRRILEMSSITKLLATPSDDEVWQEISILLDKHNEVLADVENRYTELSELDRKFHFIIQRASENRFFMQFFDVVSLICHYHYQWNKGDEFERNVVALKEHVEIMTQLLAHNTSGVIAAMETHLNTSKKTLLRSAHGLEETD is encoded by the coding sequence GTGAGTGCTCAAAGTCACCTTATTCAAGAAACCGTAAACGGTATTTTAGCAACAATAACTGACTATTCTAAAGGCAGTGAAGTCTTTCTCAAAGACAATACCTTAGCGAAACAACTTAATGTAAGTAGAACAACGATTCGAACAGCATTAATTGAACTTGAAAAGAAAGGTGTTGTATCGATCAATGGTTCACAAAAACGTGTCCTTCGAGCATCTAATCAAGACGATTATTTTGATACCAGCCAAGGTGTTTCTTCAAAGGAAGAAATCATTGAAAAGTACTTTTTGGATTTAATCAATCACGGCAAACTATTACCCGGTGATAAGTTCTCAGAACTAGAGTTAGCTAAATCGTCTGGTTGTAACACAATAACTGTTAGAGAGTTTTTAATTAAATTTTCACGCTTTGGTTTAATTGATAAAAAACCTAGAGCGAAGTGGCAGATGATCGAGTTTGATGAAAAATTTGCTTTAGAACTGGTTGAGTTTCGCCGAATATTGGAAATGAGTTCTATTACTAAATTGCTTGCAACGCCAAGCGATGATGAAGTTTGGCAAGAAATTTCTATATTACTAGATAAGCACAATGAAGTGTTAGCGGATGTAGAAAACCGCTATACAGAATTGAGTGAATTGGATAGGAAATTTCACTTTATTATTCAACGAGCATCTGAAAACAGATTTTTTATGCAGTTCTTTGACGTTGTATCTTTAATATGTCATTACCATTATCAATGGAACAAGGGTGATGAGTTTGAGCGTAACGTTGTTGCATTAAAAGAGCACGTAGAAATCATGACGCAATTATTAGCTCATAATACTTCTGGCGTGATTGCAGCGATGGAAACGCATTTAAATACGTCTAAGAAAACATTACTGCGATCTGCACATGGTTTAGAAGAAACGGACTAG
- the yfaE gene encoding class I ribonucleotide reductase maintenance protein YfaE yields the protein MSKKVTIDGKVVEQQFDNLIFKTTLEYLEANNIEIHYHCRDGFCGACRVTLNKGEVEYINGEPLAFIREDEILPCCSVPTTDIDITSE from the coding sequence ATGAGTAAAAAAGTCACAATCGATGGTAAGGTTGTCGAACAACAGTTCGACAACCTTATTTTCAAAACCACACTCGAATATCTCGAAGCAAATAACATCGAAATTCACTATCATTGTCGTGATGGGTTTTGTGGTGCTTGTAGAGTTACATTAAATAAAGGTGAAGTTGAGTACATTAATGGTGAACCTTTAGCCTTTATTCGAGAAGACGAAATATTACCTTGCTGCTCAGTCCCTACTACAGACATTGACATTACTAGCGAATAA
- the nrdB gene encoding class Ia ribonucleoside-diphosphate reductase subunit beta: protein MTYSTFNQGKNDPLLEPMFLGQTVNVSRYDQQKHPIFEKLIEKQLSFFWRPEEVDISKDRADWQSLTKSEQHIFISNLKYQTLLDSIAARSVNVSMLPLVSIPELETWIETWGFYETIHSRSYTHILRNLFTDPSEVFDDIVINENILNRASAISVYFDRVILLTQLYQSQGEGTYTVEGEEVVVTQREIKKALYRSVCSTNALEAIRFYVSFACSFAFAERELLEGNAKIIKLIARDEAVHLTSTQHILNIWASGKDDPEMKEISEELHEEGLQLFLDVIEQEKEWAEYLFKDGSMIGLNAEILKQYIEYLSNQRLTAIGYAPQFEIKSNPLPWINSYLSSDNVQVAPQETEISSYLVGQTDSAVDASDFEDFDL, encoded by the coding sequence ATGACCTATTCAACCTTTAATCAAGGAAAAAACGATCCGTTGTTAGAGCCTATGTTCTTAGGACAAACAGTAAACGTTTCTCGTTACGATCAACAAAAGCACCCTATTTTTGAAAAGTTGATTGAAAAACAATTATCGTTCTTTTGGCGTCCTGAAGAAGTAGATATCTCTAAAGACCGTGCCGATTGGCAATCACTAACTAAAAGTGAACAGCACATTTTTATTTCAAATTTGAAATATCAAACATTGCTCGATTCAATCGCGGCACGCAGCGTAAACGTGAGCATGTTACCGCTAGTATCTATTCCAGAGCTTGAAACTTGGATTGAGACTTGGGGTTTTTACGAAACCATCCACTCTCGTTCATACACACATATTTTACGCAACTTATTTACCGATCCAAGTGAAGTATTTGATGATATCGTGATCAACGAAAACATCTTAAACCGTGCAAGTGCTATCAGTGTTTATTTTGACCGTGTTATTTTATTAACACAGTTATACCAATCACAAGGCGAAGGTACTTATACAGTTGAAGGTGAAGAAGTTGTTGTTACACAACGAGAAATCAAAAAAGCCTTATATCGTTCAGTTTGTTCAACAAACGCTTTAGAAGCGATTCGATTTTATGTTTCATTTGCTTGTTCATTTGCCTTTGCTGAGCGTGAGTTACTTGAAGGTAACGCAAAAATTATCAAGCTAATTGCTCGTGATGAAGCTGTTCATTTAACTTCTACTCAACATATTCTAAATATCTGGGCTAGTGGCAAAGATGATCCTGAAATGAAAGAGATTTCAGAAGAGTTACATGAAGAAGGGTTACAGTTATTCCTTGATGTAATTGAGCAAGAAAAAGAATGGGCTGAATACCTATTTAAAGATGGTTCAATGATTGGCCTTAATGCTGAAATCTTAAAACAGTACATTGAGTATCTTTCAAATCAACGTTTAACAGCGATTGGTTATGCGCCACAGTTTGAAATTAAGAGTAACCCGCTACCATGGATTAATTCTTACCTTTCAAGTGATAACGTGCAAGTAGCACCACAAGAAACAGAAATTTCATCATACTTAGTTGGTCAAACTGATTCGGCAGTTGATGCCAGTGACTTTGAAGATTTCGATCTTTAA
- a CDS encoding SLC13 family permease, whose translation MLNMTFPDLPNYHALAILLLTLLALYLFRREDIPLETSSLAVIAILTVMFAVFPFEVDGKLLEPISFFSGFGHEALVTVCALMIIGQSLVTTGALEPIGRSLAKAWKYSPALSLLLTLIIAGTLSAFVNNTPIVVLLLPILISVALRTKTDATGMLLPMGLATLVGGMVTTIGTSTNLLVVSVAADMGLERFGMFDFAKPALIAASVAVIYLWLVAPRLLPTRAASLPDTSPRLFGAYLHINETSFANGKSISEVKALTQNQIQIESIQRSPDNRRLVPLPDTQLRVGDRLHVKDTPDQLKEYETVLGAELYSGKHKADEEHPFKADNQMLAEIVVILGSGLIGRTLKQANFAIRHGLSVIALHRDGKAMEVGRQKIGNVPLKIGDILLVQGEVSQVESLKQKQGILVLDGIAKLVQSKKAPLALSILLGVVAIPVFGIVPIAISAICGVFLLLLTQCLNWKEVAGALSTQVILIVAASLALGSAMMVTGGAEYIAQVFVALAQDLPTGGVLAALMLLLAVLTNIVSNNAAAVIGTPIAISVATQLGAPPEPFVLAVLFGANLSYATPMAYKTNLLVMNAGGYHFSDFMRVGIPLIILMWVILSFTLSWMYL comes from the coding sequence ATGCTGAATATGACATTCCCAGATTTGCCAAATTACCACGCACTGGCAATTTTACTGTTAACTTTGTTAGCTCTTTATTTATTCCGTCGTGAAGACATTCCTCTTGAAACCTCATCTCTCGCGGTTATTGCAATCCTTACTGTAATGTTTGCTGTCTTTCCATTTGAGGTTGATGGCAAATTGCTAGAACCAATCTCGTTTTTCTCGGGCTTTGGTCACGAAGCACTCGTTACTGTGTGTGCGTTAATGATCATAGGTCAATCCTTGGTAACTACAGGTGCGTTAGAGCCCATTGGGCGGTCGCTTGCAAAAGCCTGGAAGTATAGTCCTGCATTGTCATTATTACTGACTTTAATTATTGCTGGAACATTAAGTGCGTTCGTTAACAATACACCAATCGTGGTGTTGTTGTTGCCAATCCTTATTAGTGTCGCGTTAAGAACCAAAACGGATGCAACAGGCATGTTACTACCTATGGGACTAGCAACCTTAGTTGGCGGTATGGTAACGACGATTGGTACATCAACCAATTTACTTGTTGTCAGCGTTGCAGCCGATATGGGCTTAGAGCGTTTTGGTATGTTTGATTTCGCTAAACCTGCGCTAATTGCTGCAAGTGTTGCGGTAATTTATTTATGGCTTGTGGCACCAAGGTTATTGCCAACACGTGCAGCGAGTTTACCTGATACTTCACCTCGTTTATTTGGAGCTTATTTACATATAAACGAAACCAGTTTTGCTAATGGTAAATCCATTAGTGAAGTTAAAGCTCTGACACAAAATCAAATTCAAATAGAAAGTATTCAACGCAGTCCAGATAACAGACGACTTGTACCTTTGCCTGATACGCAATTAAGAGTAGGGGATAGACTGCATGTTAAGGATACGCCTGATCAATTAAAAGAATATGAAACAGTATTAGGTGCCGAGCTTTATTCTGGTAAACATAAAGCCGATGAAGAGCACCCTTTTAAAGCCGACAACCAAATGCTTGCAGAAATAGTTGTTATATTAGGCTCCGGCTTAATAGGCCGTACATTAAAACAGGCAAACTTTGCTATTCGCCATGGTTTATCAGTGATCGCGCTGCACCGAGATGGTAAAGCTATGGAAGTTGGCCGCCAAAAAATTGGTAATGTACCATTAAAGATAGGTGACATCCTGCTTGTTCAAGGTGAAGTCTCTCAAGTTGAAAGCCTAAAACAAAAGCAGGGCATCTTGGTACTCGATGGTATCGCCAAATTAGTACAGTCGAAAAAAGCACCTTTAGCGCTGTCTATTTTATTGGGCGTTGTTGCGATTCCAGTATTTGGTATCGTTCCAATTGCAATAAGTGCTATTTGTGGCGTGTTCTTATTGTTATTAACCCAATGCCTTAATTGGAAAGAAGTTGCTGGCGCACTTTCTACGCAAGTTATCTTAATTGTTGCTGCATCGCTTGCTCTTGGCTCTGCGATGATGGTTACAGGCGGCGCAGAATATATCGCTCAGGTGTTTGTTGCTTTAGCTCAGGATTTACCAACTGGCGGCGTGTTAGCGGCATTAATGCTATTACTTGCGGTACTGACTAATATTGTTTCCAATAATGCTGCTGCGGTTATAGGCACGCCAATAGCAATATCTGTAGCAACTCAACTTGGCGCTCCGCCAGAGCCGTTTGTCCTCGCGGTATTATTTGGTGCTAACTTAAGCTATGCCACGCCAATGGCTTATAAAACCAATTTATTAGTAATGAACGCCGGTGGTTATCATTTTTCTGACTTTATGCGAGTTGGTATCCCGCTGATAATTTTAATGTGGGTAATTTTATCGTTCACGTTAAGTTGGATGTATTTGTAG
- a CDS encoding cold-shock protein encodes MSTTTGTVKWFNEAKGFGFIEQENGPDVFAHFRAIVGDGFKTLAEGQKVEFTVTQGQKGPQAENIKPL; translated from the coding sequence ATGTCTACTACAACTGGTACAGTAAAATGGTTTAACGAAGCTAAAGGCTTTGGTTTCATCGAACAAGAAAATGGTCCTGACGTTTTCGCACACTTCCGTGCAATCGTTGGTGACGGTTTCAAAACTCTTGCTGAAGGTCAAAAAGTTGAGTTCACTGTAACTCAAGGTCAAAAAGGCCCACAAGCAGAAAACATCAAACCATTATAA
- a CDS encoding protein tyrosine phosphatase family protein, translating into MLLFSFNVSAKQELIDPELSDLKNFQINTDTMVSSGLPNKKHFQALQNMGVTNVIDLIPGDRTEESMLLKELKLNYHNIAVDWDNPTLENFKKYVALMAKANDNEEMTLTHCKLNWRGATFTYLYRVTQLNESEQLAAKDMLAIWQPNETWQAFIEDVKNEYK; encoded by the coding sequence ATGTTGTTATTCAGTTTTAACGTATCTGCAAAACAAGAATTAATCGATCCTGAACTATCGGATCTAAAGAATTTTCAGATTAATACCGATACTATGGTCAGTTCAGGATTACCTAATAAGAAGCACTTTCAAGCGTTACAAAATATGGGCGTCACAAATGTCATAGATCTTATCCCAGGGGACAGAACAGAAGAGTCGATGTTATTAAAAGAGCTAAAGCTAAATTATCATAATATTGCGGTAGACTGGGACAACCCAACGTTAGAAAACTTCAAAAAATATGTGGCATTAATGGCGAAAGCGAACGACAACGAAGAGATGACGCTAACCCACTGCAAGCTAAACTGGCGCGGTGCGACGTTTACTTATCTATATCGGGTAACTCAACTGAATGAATCTGAACAGCTGGCTGCAAAAGATATGTTAGCAATATGGCAGCCTAATGAAACTTGGCAAGCATTTATTGAAGACGTAAAAAACGAATACAAATAG